From the genome of Methanococcoides methylutens, one region includes:
- a CDS encoding winged helix-turn-helix domain-containing protein — translation MDSHSNNMKPFQKRSRLEIIRDILKVIRESNNTISPTKLQRLSNLSFQMFEEYVGDLESKGLITVKPYKEKRKIYSLTDKGKNFLDKYEDFVAFLADFGL, via the coding sequence AAGCCATTCCAGAAAAGGAGCCGTCTGGAGATCATAAGGGATATACTCAAAGTTATCCGCGAGTCCAACAATACGATCAGTCCAACAAAACTTCAGAGATTGTCAAATCTTTCCTTCCAGATGTTCGAAGAATATGTAGGAGACCTTGAATCAAAGGGTCTGATCACTGTCAAGCCATACAAGGAAAAACGCAAGATATATTCATTGACCGATAAAGGAAAAAACTTTCTGGATAAATACGAAGATTTCGTAGCATTTCTTGCAGACTTTGGCCTATAA